A single window of Solanum dulcamara chromosome 5, daSolDulc1.2, whole genome shotgun sequence DNA harbors:
- the LOC129889477 gene encoding probable cyclic nucleotide-gated ion channel 14 isoform X1, whose product MMEFKKAKTVRFSNDGKQNLESSWEKNESNLLEKQLPLYLDGRNVDKVGASKVPKFGKFKVFPENYVPGKKKILDPGSEIVIQWNRVFLFSCLMALFMDPLFFYLPSVVNKGKSSCMTIDLNLGIIVTCFRTVADVFYLLHVIFKFRTAYVSRSSRVFGRGELVMDKKLIARKYFKSEFFIDAIAALPLPQIVIWFIIPAIRSSHSDHTNNALVLIVLLQYLPRLYLIFPLSSQIIKAAGVVTKTAWAGAAYNLLLYMLASHVLGASWYLLSIERYATCWKIACEKELSPLQCSSRFLDCGTVDHADRITWVNNTQVFSNCYPSNSTIFDFGIFANAVTNNVVSSKFLEKYLYCLWWGLQNLSSYGQNLTTSTYIWETSFAILIAIFGLVLFAHLIGNMQTYLQSITVRLEEWRLKRRDTEEWMRHRQLPQDLQERVRRFVQYKWLATRGVDEESILLALPSDLRRDIQRHLCLDLVRRVPFFSQMDDQLLDAICERLSSSLSTQGTYIVREGDPVTEMLFIIRGTLESSTTNGGRTGFFNSITLRPGDFCGEELLAWALLPRSTLNLPSSTRTVRALSEVEAFALRAEDLKFVANQFRRLHSKKLQHTFRYYSHHWRTWAACFVQAAWRRFKRRKLAKELYRGESLSYAPEDDQSAYESECEHEDDQQTKTTPTNSSNVKQNLGVTILASRFAAHTRRGVQKMKGMDMPTLQKPEEPDFSAEPDDD is encoded by the exons AGGTTCCTAAATTTGGGAAGTTTAAGGTTTTCCCAGAAAATTATGTACCTGGAAAAAAGAAGATTCTTGATCCAGGGAGTGAAATTGTTATACAATGGAATAGGGTTTTCTTGTTTTCTTGTTTGATGGCTCTCTTCATGGATCCATTATTCTTTTACCTTCCATCAGTGGTGAATAAGGGGAAGTCTTCATGTATGACAATTGACTTGAATCTTGGGATTATTGTTACATGTTTTCGGACAGTAGCAGATGTTTTCTATTTGTTACATGTGATATTTAAGTTTAGGACTGCTTATGTTTCAAGAAGTTCAAGGGTGTTTGGAAGGGGTGAACTTGTTATGGATAAGAAATTGATTGCAAGGAAATACTTCAAGTCTGAATTCTTCATTGATGCTATTGCTGCTTTGCCTCTTCCTCAG ATTGTAATATGGTTCATCATACCGGCTATTAGAAGTTCTCATTCCGACCACACCAACAACGCTCTTGTACTAATAGTCCTGCTGCAATATCTGCCAAGACTCTATCTGATTTTCCCATTGAGTTCTCAAATTATTAAAGCTGCTGGGGTTGTCACAAAAACAGCTTGGGCAGGGGCTGCTTACAACCTGCTACTCTACATGTTGGCAAGCCAT GTCCTTGGTGCTTCCTGGTATTTATTGTCAATCGAAAGGTATGCTACATGCTGGAAAATAGCTTGCGAAAAGGAGCTTAGTCCCTTACAATGCTCCAGTCGTTTTCTCGACTGTGGTACTGTAGACCATGCAGACAGGATAACATGGGTAAACAACACCCAAGTTTTCAGCAACTGCTATCCTTCTAATTCGACCATTTTCGACTTTGGAATATTTGCAAATGCAGTTACAAACAATGTTGTCTCCTCTAAGTTCCTTGAGAAGTACTTGTACTGCTTGTGGTGGGGTTTACAAAATTTAAG TTCTTATGGCCAAAACTTGACCACAAGCACATATATATGGGAAACTTCATTTGCCATTCTTATTGCTATTTTTGGGCTAGTTCTGTTTGCCCATTTGATTGGAAACATGCAG ACATACTTACAATCTATCACTGTGAGGCTTGAAGAATGGAGGCTCAAGCGACGAGACACTGAAGAATGGATGAGGCATCGCCAACTCCCTCAGGATCTACAAGAACGTGTTAGACGTTTTGTACAGTACAAGTGGCTTGCCACTCGAGGAGTAGATGAAGAATCTATCCTGCTTGCTTTACCTTCAGACCTTCGACGTGACATCCAACGGCACCTATGTTTAGACCTTGTTCGGCGT GTTCCCTTCTTCTCGCAAATGGATGATCAACTGCTTGATGCCATATGTGAACGTCTGAGTTCTTCGTTAAGTACTCAAGGAACGTACATTGTACGTGAGGGTGATCCAGTAACTGAAATGCTCTTTATTATTAGAGGAACATTAGAGAGCTCAACTACAAATGGGGGTCGGACAGGCTTCTTCAACTCAATTACTTTGAGGCCAGGTGACTTTTGTGGCGAAGAACTTCTTGCCTGGGCGTTATTGCCCAGATCCACTCTTAACTTGCCTTCGTCAACGAGAACAGTGAGAGCCCTGTCAGAAGTAGAAGCTTTTGCATTACGAGCAGAGGATCTCAAGTTTGTAGCCAATCAATTCAGACGTCTTCATAGTAAGAAGCTACAGCACACTTTCCGTTATTACTCTCACCACTGGAGAACTTGGGCTGCCTGTTTCGTTCAAGCTGCTTGGCGTCGTTTCAAGAGGAGAAAGCTGGCCAAAGAACTTTATAGAGGTGAGTCCTTGTCTTATGCTCCCGAGGACGACCAATCAGCATATGAAAGTGAATGTGAACACGAGGATGATCAACAAACGAAGACTACACCAACAAACTCTTCAAATGTGAAGCAAAACCTTGGAGTTACAATATTGGCATCAAGATTTGCTGCACACACAAGGAGAGGAGTTCAGAAGATGAAGGGTATGGACATGCCTACGTTACAGAAGCCCGAAGAGCCTGACTTTTCGGCTGAGCCAGATGATGACTAG
- the LOC129889477 gene encoding probable cyclic nucleotide-gated ion channel 14 isoform X2 has product MEVLEKGYDGVQESQDGKIVIWFIIPAIRSSHSDHTNNALVLIVLLQYLPRLYLIFPLSSQIIKAAGVVTKTAWAGAAYNLLLYMLASHVLGASWYLLSIERYATCWKIACEKELSPLQCSSRFLDCGTVDHADRITWVNNTQVFSNCYPSNSTIFDFGIFANAVTNNVVSSKFLEKYLYCLWWGLQNLSSYGQNLTTSTYIWETSFAILIAIFGLVLFAHLIGNMQTYLQSITVRLEEWRLKRRDTEEWMRHRQLPQDLQERVRRFVQYKWLATRGVDEESILLALPSDLRRDIQRHLCLDLVRRVPFFSQMDDQLLDAICERLSSSLSTQGTYIVREGDPVTEMLFIIRGTLESSTTNGGRTGFFNSITLRPGDFCGEELLAWALLPRSTLNLPSSTRTVRALSEVEAFALRAEDLKFVANQFRRLHSKKLQHTFRYYSHHWRTWAACFVQAAWRRFKRRKLAKELYRGESLSYAPEDDQSAYESECEHEDDQQTKTTPTNSSNVKQNLGVTILASRFAAHTRRGVQKMKGMDMPTLQKPEEPDFSAEPDDD; this is encoded by the exons ATTGTAATATGGTTCATCATACCGGCTATTAGAAGTTCTCATTCCGACCACACCAACAACGCTCTTGTACTAATAGTCCTGCTGCAATATCTGCCAAGACTCTATCTGATTTTCCCATTGAGTTCTCAAATTATTAAAGCTGCTGGGGTTGTCACAAAAACAGCTTGGGCAGGGGCTGCTTACAACCTGCTACTCTACATGTTGGCAAGCCAT GTCCTTGGTGCTTCCTGGTATTTATTGTCAATCGAAAGGTATGCTACATGCTGGAAAATAGCTTGCGAAAAGGAGCTTAGTCCCTTACAATGCTCCAGTCGTTTTCTCGACTGTGGTACTGTAGACCATGCAGACAGGATAACATGGGTAAACAACACCCAAGTTTTCAGCAACTGCTATCCTTCTAATTCGACCATTTTCGACTTTGGAATATTTGCAAATGCAGTTACAAACAATGTTGTCTCCTCTAAGTTCCTTGAGAAGTACTTGTACTGCTTGTGGTGGGGTTTACAAAATTTAAG TTCTTATGGCCAAAACTTGACCACAAGCACATATATATGGGAAACTTCATTTGCCATTCTTATTGCTATTTTTGGGCTAGTTCTGTTTGCCCATTTGATTGGAAACATGCAG ACATACTTACAATCTATCACTGTGAGGCTTGAAGAATGGAGGCTCAAGCGACGAGACACTGAAGAATGGATGAGGCATCGCCAACTCCCTCAGGATCTACAAGAACGTGTTAGACGTTTTGTACAGTACAAGTGGCTTGCCACTCGAGGAGTAGATGAAGAATCTATCCTGCTTGCTTTACCTTCAGACCTTCGACGTGACATCCAACGGCACCTATGTTTAGACCTTGTTCGGCGT GTTCCCTTCTTCTCGCAAATGGATGATCAACTGCTTGATGCCATATGTGAACGTCTGAGTTCTTCGTTAAGTACTCAAGGAACGTACATTGTACGTGAGGGTGATCCAGTAACTGAAATGCTCTTTATTATTAGAGGAACATTAGAGAGCTCAACTACAAATGGGGGTCGGACAGGCTTCTTCAACTCAATTACTTTGAGGCCAGGTGACTTTTGTGGCGAAGAACTTCTTGCCTGGGCGTTATTGCCCAGATCCACTCTTAACTTGCCTTCGTCAACGAGAACAGTGAGAGCCCTGTCAGAAGTAGAAGCTTTTGCATTACGAGCAGAGGATCTCAAGTTTGTAGCCAATCAATTCAGACGTCTTCATAGTAAGAAGCTACAGCACACTTTCCGTTATTACTCTCACCACTGGAGAACTTGGGCTGCCTGTTTCGTTCAAGCTGCTTGGCGTCGTTTCAAGAGGAGAAAGCTGGCCAAAGAACTTTATAGAGGTGAGTCCTTGTCTTATGCTCCCGAGGACGACCAATCAGCATATGAAAGTGAATGTGAACACGAGGATGATCAACAAACGAAGACTACACCAACAAACTCTTCAAATGTGAAGCAAAACCTTGGAGTTACAATATTGGCATCAAGATTTGCTGCACACACAAGGAGAGGAGTTCAGAAGATGAAGGGTATGGACATGCCTACGTTACAGAAGCCCGAAGAGCCTGACTTTTCGGCTGAGCCAGATGATGACTAG